The segment AATATTAACCAAAAAACTGTTTATTTTGAAAACTATGAAATTCATTTCAGGGATGGTAGTGGCCTTTGTCCTCCTTGTTCAGCCTTTGCTTTTACAAGGTCAGGCTAATACGGGCTTTAATAGGTTTTCCTTGGGAATTAACGGAGGTGTTTTAACCCCTTTTACTGATATCGAACAAAGGGATTATTTCAGGGTTCTGGATGAATTTTCCTTTGCCGGTGGGGTGAATGCTGAATATCACTTTACGCCAGTGTTTACCATCAGGGGTTCATTTTTGCTTGGCCAGTTGAAAGCCAATGATGAAAACCAGAACATCAACTTTAACTCCGAACTTTGGGAAGCCAATGTCAGCGGAATGCTTAGTCTCTCTAAGCTTTTGTCGCCGCGCTGGAGGCGAAACGACCGGATTGACATTTATGGTATTTTGGGTGTTGGAGTCGTTGCATACCGGTCAAAGTATTTTGACAGCCTTAATGATGAGCTGATAAAAAGCTATGGCTATTCAGAGGATGGCTCAGAAAAGGAAAAGCGTCTGGCCGATCTGGCTGTTCCACTGGGCTTGGGTGTTCGTTTTTATCTTTCTCCCAGGATTGACCTGGCCTTTGAGTCTGTATATCGCTTCACCCAAACGGATAAGCTGGATGCCCTCCATCGTTATGACACCAGGTATGATACTTACAATTATACCAAATTGGGGTTAATTTTTAAACTGGGCAAAAACTCACGTTCCATGAAGTGGGCCTCTCCTTCAGTGGTGATGTATCCTGGCGATACTCACCGCATGGAGTTCATTACCGAAAGAATTACCGAGGTTGACCGCAGGGTGGATCAAATTGATCAGCGCCTGGAGCAAACAACCTACGATCAGGATATTGCTCAACTGCGTCAGCAGATTCAGGCCATTGATCAAAAACAAAACGATCTGAATTCACGTATGAGTTCCCTGGCAGATGCCAAACCAGCCTCCTATCTCAGTGAATCTTCAATGGCAGCACT is part of the Bacteroides sp. genome and harbors:
- a CDS encoding OmpA family protein, with the protein product MKFISGMVVAFVLLVQPLLLQGQANTGFNRFSLGINGGVLTPFTDIEQRDYFRVLDEFSFAGGVNAEYHFTPVFTIRGSFLLGQLKANDENQNINFNSELWEANVSGMLSLSKLLSPRWRRNDRIDIYGILGVGVVAYRSKYFDSLNDELIKSYGYSEDGSEKEKRLADLAVPLGLGVRFYLSPRIDLAFESVYRFTQTDKLDALHRYDTRYDTYNYTKLGLIFKLGKNSRSMKWASPSVVMYPGDTHRMEFITERITEVDRRVDQIDQRLEQTTYDQDIAQLRQQIQAIDQKQNDLNSRMSSLADAKPASYLSESSMAALLSVYFRLNSSAIDNYNYERIASAARFMAANPDVRIELVGHTDITGPSAYNVSLSESRAQAVYDVLVNDFKIDPERLAISFRGPNDPLSQQNLSINRRVDFIILND